The proteins below are encoded in one region of Metabacillus dongyingensis:
- a CDS encoding excalibur calcium-binding domain-containing protein has translation MKKIFTIGLSLALVFGFSFTSTDTAEAKAKAKTYKNCTELNKDYKGGVAQSSKVKNKGGKTKYKPFVSKDLYNANTKSDRDKDLIACEK, from the coding sequence ATGAAGAAAATTTTTACTATTGGGCTTTCTTTAGCACTAGTTTTTGGTTTTTCTTTTACTTCAACAGATACAGCAGAGGCAAAAGCAAAAGCGAAAACGTATAAAAATTGCACAGAGTTGAACAAAGATTACAAAGGTGGCGTGGCGCAGTCATCTAAAGTGAAAAATAAAGGCGGTAAAACAAAGTATAAGCCTTTTGTTTCAAAAGACCTTTATAATGCCAACACAAAGAGTGATCGTGATAAAGATTTGATTGCTTGTGAGAAATAA
- a CDS encoding competence protein ComK, with the protein MKESYGVWRETMVVKPMYTENGELWSVVHELYRKLIVKMSPREIINLSCVHAGASYQGMIDAAKLILPGKKMLPVCISPGYRICMLPTLSPDSEECIWVSYHHVKQAFGKNNRTFIECRNREEIEIQGSVESFLMKSGHAQQLVLTYLDRQEEMWELSSCIAESYEGYEVY; encoded by the coding sequence ATGAAAGAAAGTTATGGAGTATGGAGAGAAACAATGGTTGTGAAACCGATGTACACGGAAAATGGGGAGTTGTGGTCTGTTGTACATGAGCTGTACAGAAAGCTGATTGTAAAGATGTCACCCAGGGAAATTATTAACCTCAGCTGTGTTCATGCCGGAGCCTCTTATCAGGGGATGATTGATGCAGCGAAGCTTATTTTGCCGGGCAAAAAAATGCTCCCGGTATGTATTTCACCGGGCTACAGGATATGTATGCTTCCGACTTTATCTCCAGACAGTGAAGAGTGTATTTGGGTTTCCTATCATCATGTGAAACAGGCTTTTGGGAAGAACAATAGAACATTCATTGAATGCAGAAATAGAGAAGAAATTGAAATCCAGGGAAGCGTCGAAAGTTTTTTAATGAAATCGGGACATGCTCAGCAGCTCGTACTGACTTATTTGGACCGTCAAGAAGAGATGTGGGAACTATCTTCCTGTATAGCTGAGTCATATGAGGGGTATGAAGTTTATTAA
- a CDS encoding fumarylacetoacetate hydrolase family protein, translating to MKFLTFIKEGKETLGILTEEGVIDLEAALTEEPVKDIPTNIMDVISSDTDTLSSLSHFVNSLLESNNYSYMIKEHELHFGPCVTRPNKIVCVGLNYRRHADETNAPYPEVPILFNKFSNTLTGHKQPIAIPKVTDQLDYEVELGVVIGKTAKYVTKEKALSHVFGYCTANDLSARDLQLKTPQWLLGKSCDDFSPIGPYLVTADEISDPNNLRMKTYVNGELRQNSSTSDMIFHVDEIISYISQHMTLYPGDIILTGTPEGVVLGKSSDKQVYLKPGDVVSADIEHLGTLTNSFIEEQLV from the coding sequence TTGAAGTTTCTCACATTTATAAAAGAAGGAAAAGAAACATTAGGCATTCTTACTGAAGAGGGAGTCATTGATTTGGAAGCTGCATTAACTGAAGAACCAGTCAAAGACATCCCAACTAATATAATGGATGTTATATCATCCGATACAGATACTTTATCTTCGTTAAGTCATTTTGTGAACAGCCTTTTAGAGTCAAATAATTATTCTTATATGATTAAAGAGCATGAACTGCATTTTGGACCATGTGTTACCCGGCCAAATAAGATTGTCTGTGTGGGTTTAAATTATCGAAGGCATGCGGATGAAACAAATGCTCCTTATCCGGAAGTTCCGATCTTATTCAACAAATTCAGCAATACGTTAACAGGTCATAAACAGCCAATTGCTATCCCGAAAGTTACTGATCAATTAGATTATGAAGTTGAGCTTGGGGTAGTAATTGGAAAAACAGCAAAGTATGTGACTAAAGAAAAAGCGTTAAGCCATGTTTTCGGATATTGCACGGCAAACGATTTGTCAGCGCGAGACCTTCAATTAAAAACCCCTCAATGGCTGTTAGGAAAAAGCTGCGATGATTTCAGTCCAATAGGTCCGTATTTAGTCACGGCAGATGAAATTAGTGATCCCAACAATCTGCGGATGAAAACTTATGTTAATGGAGAACTGAGGCAGAACTCAAGCACATCTGATATGATCTTCCATGTTGATGAGATTATCAGTTATATCTCACAGCATATGACTCTTTACCCAGGAGATATCATTCTGACGGGTACTCCTGAGGGAGTAGTATTAGGGAAATCCTCTGATAAGCAAGTATATCTAAAACCAGGTGATGTAGTGTCAGCAGATATTGAACATTTGGGCACGTTGACCAATTCTTTTATTGAAGAACAATTAGTTTGA
- a CDS encoding RbsD/FucU family protein, with protein sequence MLKNIPEILSPDILKAICEMGHGDEIVLADRNFPAASHAQKLNRADGHTIPDLLDALLYLFPLDTYVDKPVTLMKEEPGDLAESKLWDEYSKIINNREERDIQFEWIDRFAFYDRAQRAFAIIATGEKVPYANIILKKGVIKT encoded by the coding sequence ATGCTTAAGAATATTCCTGAGATTCTATCGCCAGATATACTCAAAGCCATCTGTGAAATGGGGCATGGTGATGAAATTGTGCTTGCAGACAGAAACTTTCCTGCAGCAAGCCATGCTCAAAAACTAAATAGAGCGGACGGACATACTATTCCTGATTTATTAGATGCACTATTATACCTCTTTCCCTTAGATACATATGTTGATAAGCCTGTTACTTTAATGAAAGAGGAGCCAGGAGATCTGGCCGAATCTAAGTTATGGGACGAATACAGCAAGATTATTAATAACCGGGAAGAAAGAGATATCCAATTTGAGTGGATTGATCGCTTTGCTTTTTATGATAGGGCCCAGAGAGCTTTTGCTATTATAGCAACTGGTGAAAAAGTACCTTATGCGAATATTATCTTAAAGAAAGGTGTTATAAAAACGTAA
- a CDS encoding metallophosphoesterase, with translation MAELLIGLIGCTGLFYLLFILPTQWLKVEHIDVPLGINKKILQLSDLHIERNRIHPEKMKELLQKEKPDYVFITGDFTAREKHIPRIKPYLDVFNEYGIEVYAVFGNHDYRTFQLSLRLRPWLEENQVKVLVNESIELPDFTLIGLDFYREDELGLTKAFSKVKGDKPSVVLCHDPNDIAEVAEPFDLMLSGHLHGKQFNVPFFFTFISKGELAKRGIYQGFHKIDGSYLYISKGIGQAHWNYRFGVRSEVTVLSLNGEKNNSN, from the coding sequence ATGGCTGAATTATTGATTGGTCTTATCGGATGTACGGGGCTGTTCTATTTGTTATTTATATTGCCGACACAATGGCTGAAAGTTGAACATATTGATGTTCCGCTTGGAATTAATAAAAAGATCCTGCAGTTATCAGATCTTCATATTGAAAGAAATCGGATTCACCCTGAAAAAATGAAAGAATTGCTTCAAAAGGAAAAACCTGATTATGTGTTTATCACCGGTGATTTTACCGCAAGAGAAAAGCATATTCCGCGCATTAAACCTTATTTAGATGTTTTCAATGAATATGGGATTGAAGTGTATGCGGTATTTGGCAATCACGACTATCGGACTTTTCAGCTGAGTTTGCGGCTGCGGCCATGGCTCGAAGAAAACCAAGTAAAGGTTCTTGTAAATGAATCGATTGAACTGCCAGACTTTACATTGATAGGATTGGATTTTTATAGAGAAGATGAGCTCGGATTGACTAAAGCATTTTCAAAAGTAAAAGGGGATAAGCCGAGTGTTGTTCTATGTCATGATCCCAATGATATAGCTGAAGTTGCAGAGCCATTTGATTTAATGCTTTCCGGCCACTTGCATGGAAAGCAATTCAATGTTCCGTTCTTCTTTACCTTTATCTCAAAGGGAGAGCTTGCGAAGCGAGGAATTTACCAAGGCTTCCATAAGATTGATGGGTCTTATCTTTATATTTCAAAAGGAATTGGACAGGCGCACTGGAATTATCGGTTTGGGGTGAGGAGTGAGGTGACGGTTCTTTCTTTAAATGGCGAGAAAAACAATTCAAATTAA
- a CDS encoding SDR family NAD(P)-dependent oxidoreductase — MRLRDKVVLITGAGSGIGKSSALLFAREGASVVVNDLDSVKGGKTVSEIIEFGGDAFFLQADVTNPISVKTMVEEAINKYKRIDVLFNNAGISGVGKLHETNLNEWDQTIRVNINGVMLPSKFVLPYMMDQKKGSIINMSSCIAEIGLGNRASYSASKGAVLALTKSMQVDYAPYNIRVNALLPGTILTPFVETYLKESYADPEEAIEKIKTRQLSGGLGKPEDVAFAALYLASDESKFMMGSPLYIDGGVVFGKDA, encoded by the coding sequence ATGAGATTGAGAGATAAGGTAGTTCTCATAACCGGGGCAGGTTCTGGCATTGGGAAGTCTTCGGCATTATTATTTGCAAGAGAAGGTGCGTCAGTCGTTGTAAATGACCTGGATTCAGTAAAAGGCGGTAAAACTGTATCAGAAATTATTGAATTTGGAGGAGATGCATTTTTTTTACAAGCTGATGTAACAAATCCCATTTCCGTGAAAACTATGGTTGAAGAAGCAATAAATAAATATAAACGAATCGATGTTCTTTTTAATAATGCTGGAATTAGCGGTGTCGGAAAACTTCACGAAACCAACCTAAACGAATGGGATCAAACAATTCGCGTAAATATCAATGGGGTTATGCTCCCTAGCAAATTTGTATTGCCTTATATGATGGATCAAAAAAAGGGATCCATTATAAATATGTCATCATGCATAGCAGAAATTGGGTTAGGCAATCGAGCATCTTATTCTGCTTCGAAAGGAGCAGTTTTAGCACTGACGAAGTCGATGCAAGTTGATTATGCTCCTTATAATATCCGTGTTAATGCGCTCTTGCCTGGTACAATCTTAACTCCATTTGTAGAAACTTATTTAAAAGAGTCCTATGCTGATCCAGAGGAAGCCATTGAGAAAATAAAAACACGTCAATTAAGCGGAGGATTAGGCAAGCCTGAGGATGTTGCTTTTGCTGCGCTTTACCTGGCATCAGATGAATCGAAGTTTATGATGGGGTCCCCCCTTTATATTGATGGCGGAGTGGTTTTTGGGAAAGATGCTTAA
- a CDS encoding amidohydrolase family protein, with protein sequence MGMKIDSHQHFWMYTKEEYPWINEEMSLLKRDFLPNELEPLLNKIGFDGSIAVQARQCLEETRWLLGLSNKYSFIKGVVGWVDLCSNELKQQLDEFTANPLFKGVRHILQDEFEDQYMLKEQFQKGIKLLGDYGLPFDLLIYPRHIPYAVELVKKFPDQKFVLNHIGKPDIKHKVIMPWKEDIQRLAERDNTYVKISGLVTEADWNEWKEKDFKVYLDVVFDAFGPERVMVGSDWPVCTLSEDYAATIDIAVNYVNQYASKYEPHVLGGNCGKFYSI encoded by the coding sequence ATGGGGATGAAAATTGATTCACATCAGCATTTCTGGATGTATACAAAAGAAGAATATCCTTGGATTAACGAGGAAATGTCTTTGCTAAAACGGGACTTTTTACCAAATGAGCTTGAGCCTTTATTGAATAAGATTGGTTTTGATGGATCGATTGCGGTACAAGCCAGGCAATGCCTAGAGGAAACAAGGTGGCTGCTTGGTCTTTCGAACAAGTACAGCTTTATAAAAGGCGTTGTTGGCTGGGTAGACCTTTGTTCAAATGAACTTAAGCAACAGCTGGATGAATTTACAGCAAATCCTCTGTTTAAAGGCGTAAGGCATATCCTGCAAGATGAGTTTGAGGATCAGTATATGCTTAAAGAGCAGTTCCAAAAGGGCATAAAACTGTTAGGGGATTATGGATTGCCTTTTGATCTTCTTATTTATCCCAGACATATACCTTATGCAGTTGAACTAGTTAAAAAGTTTCCTGATCAGAAATTTGTCCTGAACCATATAGGAAAGCCAGATATTAAACATAAAGTGATCATGCCTTGGAAAGAAGATATCCAAAGACTCGCGGAAAGGGATAATACTTATGTGAAGATATCAGGACTAGTGACAGAAGCTGATTGGAACGAATGGAAAGAGAAAGATTTCAAAGTATATTTAGATGTTGTGTTTGATGCCTTTGGGCCTGAAAGGGTAATGGTTGGATCTGATTGGCCTGTATGCACTCTTAGTGAAGATTATGCTGCTACAATAGATATTGCAGTAAATTATGTAAATCAGTATGCCTCTAAATATGAGCCGCACGTACTTGGGGGAAATTGCGGAAAGTTTTATTCCATTTAA